A genomic region of Anopheles coustani chromosome 3, idAnoCousDA_361_x.2, whole genome shotgun sequence contains the following coding sequences:
- the LOC131271795 gene encoding segment polarity protein dishevelled isoform X1: MDDKNSTGSGGGGGGSSTGGGSGGGGGGGGETKVIYHIDDETTPYLVKIPLPAPQVTLKDFKLVLNKQNINYKYFFKSMDADFGVVKEEIADDATILPCFNGKVVSWLVTADGSNQSDCSELQPTEMIDGRPTLAQLRSMNKPSATATLSNMMNHHLPMNPLTYQSASVVSSDLDSTSLFETESEITLDRDMTECSSVQRLQVRKKPQRRKKRAPSMSRTSSYSSITDSTMSLNIITVQINMDTVNFLGISIVGQSNRGGDGGIYVGSIMKGGAVALDGRIEPGDMILQVNDVNFENMTNDEAVRVLREVVQKPGPIKLVVAKCWDPNPKGYFTIPRTEPVRPIDPGAWVAHTAALRSQDTINTELPESVMERLHADMDMKDIVRAMTKPDSGLEIRDRMWLKITIPNAFIGADVVNWILEHVDGIGDRREARKYVSLMLRRGYIKHTVNKLTFSEQCYYVVGSGIIRQDLSAMSLEDTESMLSDIAPLPNPPIYMTYSGNYNPSHGYQPIQYGCTGGERHPSSGSSSSDILTSKDTSASQSDLAAVIQQTNQMTIANAASNKSSGSSNRGNEQDISDFKTTRIGGGVGGGGGGGVGGTKMISTNDDEGYEDSIYFQHQPMQPTLPHQQQLQQQQHQTFGRNAGGGGGRKEPGHIYNNQ; this comes from the exons ATGGATGATAAAAATTCGACCGGCAGCGGTGGTGGGGGAGGAGGCAGTAGTACCGGAGGTGGAAGcggcggaggtggtggtggtggtggcgagaCGAAGGTAATCTACCACATCGATGACGAGACGACGCCGTACCTGGTGAAGATACCGCTTCCGGCCCCCCAGGTGACGCTGAAAGACTTCAAGCTGGTGCTGAACAAGCAAAACATCAACTACAAGTACTTCTTCAAGTCGATGGATGCGGACTTTGGCGTGGTGAAGGAGGAAATCGCAGACGATGCGACGATACTTCCCTGCTTCAATGGGAAAGTCGTCTCCTGGCTGGTGACGGCCGACGGTTCCAATCAGTCCGATTGCTCCGAGCTGCAACCGACGGAGATGATCGATGGGCGGCCCACGTTGGCGCAGCTGCGCAGCATGAACAAACCGTCGGCGACGGCCACACTGAGCAACATGATGAACCACCACCTGCCGATGAACCCGCTCACCTACCAGTCGGCCTCGGTCGTCTCGAGCGATCTCGACTCGACCAGCCTGTTCGAGACGGAGAGTGAGATCACGCTCGATCGCGACATGACCGAGTGTAGCAGCGTGCAGCGGCTGCAGGTGCGCAAGAAGCCGCAGCGGCGCAAGAAGCGGGCACCGTCGATGTCGCGCACCTCCTCCTACAGCTCCATCACCGACTCGACCATGTCGCTCAACATCATCACGGTGCAGATCAACATGGACACGGTCAACTTCCTGGGCATTTCGATCGTGGGCCAATCGAATCGGGGCGGCGATGGAGGCATCTACGTCGGTAGCATCATGAAGGGCGGTGCGGTGGCGCTCGATGGGCGCATTGAGCCGGGCGATATGATCCTGCAGGTGAACGATGTCAACTTTGAGAACATGACCAACGATGAGGCGGTGCGGGTGTTGCGTGAGGTCGTACAGAAGCCGGGCCCGATCAAGCTCGTGGTGGCCAAGTGTTGGGATCCGAACCCGAAGGGATACTTTACGATTCCACGCACCGAACCGGTCCGGCCGATCGATCCGGGGGCGTGGGTCGCCCATACGGCGGCCCTGCGCTCACAGGACACCATCAACACCGAGCTGCCGGAGTCGGTGATGGAGCGGCTGCACGCCGACATGGACATGAAGGACATTGTGCGCGCGATGACGAAACCGGACAGTGGGCTCGAGATTCGCGACCGCATGTGGCTGAAGATTACCATCCCGAACGCGTTCATCGGTGCGGACGTGGTGAACTGGATACTGGAGCACGTGGACGGCATCGGCGATCGGCGAGAGGCCCGCAAGTACGTCTCGCTGATGCTACGACGCGGCTACATCAAGCACACGGTCAACAAGCTGACGTTCTCGGAGCAGTGTTACTACGTCGTCGGCAGTGGCATCATACGGCAGGACCTCTCGGCCATGTCGCTCGAGGACACGGAGAGCATGCTGAGCGACATCGCGCCGCTCCCGAACCCGCCCATCTACATGACGTACTCGGGCAACTACAACCCATCGCACGGCTACCAGCCGATCCAGTACGGGTGCACCGGCGGCGAGCGCCATCCGTCGTCGGGCTCGAGCAGCTCGGACATTCTCACCAGCAAGGACACGTCGGCATCGCAGAGTGACCTCGCGGCCGTCATACAGCAGACCAACCAGATGACGATCGCGAACGCGGCGTCGAACAAATCGTCCGGATCCTCGAACCGCGGTAATGAGCAAGACATTTCAG ACTTTAAAACAACGAGGATCGGCGGTGGtgttggcggtggtggtggtggtggcgtcgGAGGCACCAAGATGATCAGcaccaacgacgacgagggGTACGAGGACAGCATCTACTTCCAGCATCAGCCGATGCAACCCACCTTgccgcaccagcagcaacttcagcaacagcagcaccaaaCGTTTGGACGCaacgctggtggtggtggtggccggaAGGAACCGGGACACATCTACAACAATCAGTAA
- the LOC131271795 gene encoding segment polarity protein dishevelled isoform X2 — protein MDDKNSTGSGGGGGGSSTGGGSGGGGGGGGETKVIYHIDDETTPYLVKIPLPAPQVTLKDFKLVLNKQNINYKYFFKSMDADFGVVKEEIADDATILPCFNGKVVSWLVTADGSNQSDCSELQPTEMIDGRPTLAQLRSMNKPSATATLSNMMNHHLPMNPLTYQSASVVSSDLDSTSLFETESEITLDRDMTECSSVQRLQVRKKPQRRKKRAPSMSRTSSYSSITDSTMSLNIITVQINMDTVNFLGISIVGQSNRGGDGGIYVGSIMKGGAVALDGRIEPGDMILQVNDVNFENMTNDEAVRVLREVVQKPGPIKLVVAKCWDPNPKGYFTIPRTEPVRPIDPGAWVAHTAALRSQDTINTELPESVMERLHADMDMKDIVRAMTKPDSGLEIRDRMWLKITIPNAFIGADVVNWILEHVDGIGDRREARKYVSLMLRRGYIKHTVNKLTFSEQCYYVVGSGIIRQDLSAMSLEDTESMLSDIAPLPNPPIYMTYSGNYNPSHGYQPIQYGCTGGERHPSSGSSSSDILTSKDTSASQSDLAAVIQQTNQMTIANAASNKSSGSSNRDFKTTRIGGGVGGGGGGGVGGTKMISTNDDEGYEDSIYFQHQPMQPTLPHQQQLQQQQHQTFGRNAGGGGGRKEPGHIYNNQ, from the exons ATGGATGATAAAAATTCGACCGGCAGCGGTGGTGGGGGAGGAGGCAGTAGTACCGGAGGTGGAAGcggcggaggtggtggtggtggtggcgagaCGAAGGTAATCTACCACATCGATGACGAGACGACGCCGTACCTGGTGAAGATACCGCTTCCGGCCCCCCAGGTGACGCTGAAAGACTTCAAGCTGGTGCTGAACAAGCAAAACATCAACTACAAGTACTTCTTCAAGTCGATGGATGCGGACTTTGGCGTGGTGAAGGAGGAAATCGCAGACGATGCGACGATACTTCCCTGCTTCAATGGGAAAGTCGTCTCCTGGCTGGTGACGGCCGACGGTTCCAATCAGTCCGATTGCTCCGAGCTGCAACCGACGGAGATGATCGATGGGCGGCCCACGTTGGCGCAGCTGCGCAGCATGAACAAACCGTCGGCGACGGCCACACTGAGCAACATGATGAACCACCACCTGCCGATGAACCCGCTCACCTACCAGTCGGCCTCGGTCGTCTCGAGCGATCTCGACTCGACCAGCCTGTTCGAGACGGAGAGTGAGATCACGCTCGATCGCGACATGACCGAGTGTAGCAGCGTGCAGCGGCTGCAGGTGCGCAAGAAGCCGCAGCGGCGCAAGAAGCGGGCACCGTCGATGTCGCGCACCTCCTCCTACAGCTCCATCACCGACTCGACCATGTCGCTCAACATCATCACGGTGCAGATCAACATGGACACGGTCAACTTCCTGGGCATTTCGATCGTGGGCCAATCGAATCGGGGCGGCGATGGAGGCATCTACGTCGGTAGCATCATGAAGGGCGGTGCGGTGGCGCTCGATGGGCGCATTGAGCCGGGCGATATGATCCTGCAGGTGAACGATGTCAACTTTGAGAACATGACCAACGATGAGGCGGTGCGGGTGTTGCGTGAGGTCGTACAGAAGCCGGGCCCGATCAAGCTCGTGGTGGCCAAGTGTTGGGATCCGAACCCGAAGGGATACTTTACGATTCCACGCACCGAACCGGTCCGGCCGATCGATCCGGGGGCGTGGGTCGCCCATACGGCGGCCCTGCGCTCACAGGACACCATCAACACCGAGCTGCCGGAGTCGGTGATGGAGCGGCTGCACGCCGACATGGACATGAAGGACATTGTGCGCGCGATGACGAAACCGGACAGTGGGCTCGAGATTCGCGACCGCATGTGGCTGAAGATTACCATCCCGAACGCGTTCATCGGTGCGGACGTGGTGAACTGGATACTGGAGCACGTGGACGGCATCGGCGATCGGCGAGAGGCCCGCAAGTACGTCTCGCTGATGCTACGACGCGGCTACATCAAGCACACGGTCAACAAGCTGACGTTCTCGGAGCAGTGTTACTACGTCGTCGGCAGTGGCATCATACGGCAGGACCTCTCGGCCATGTCGCTCGAGGACACGGAGAGCATGCTGAGCGACATCGCGCCGCTCCCGAACCCGCCCATCTACATGACGTACTCGGGCAACTACAACCCATCGCACGGCTACCAGCCGATCCAGTACGGGTGCACCGGCGGCGAGCGCCATCCGTCGTCGGGCTCGAGCAGCTCGGACATTCTCACCAGCAAGGACACGTCGGCATCGCAGAGTGACCTCGCGGCCGTCATACAGCAGACCAACCAGATGACGATCGCGAACGCGGCGTCGAACAAATCGTCCGGATCCTCGAACCGCG ACTTTAAAACAACGAGGATCGGCGGTGGtgttggcggtggtggtggtggtggcgtcgGAGGCACCAAGATGATCAGcaccaacgacgacgagggGTACGAGGACAGCATCTACTTCCAGCATCAGCCGATGCAACCCACCTTgccgcaccagcagcaacttcagcaacagcagcaccaaaCGTTTGGACGCaacgctggtggtggtggtggccggaAGGAACCGGGACACATCTACAACAATCAGTAA
- the LOC131271795 gene encoding segment polarity protein dishevelled isoform X4 yields MDDKNSTGSGGGGGGSSTGGGSGGGGGGGGETKVIYHIDDETTPYLVKIPLPAPQVTLKDFKLVLNKQNINYKYFFKSMDADFGVVKEEIADDATILPCFNGKVVSWLVTADGSNQSDCSELQPTEMIDGRPTLAQLRSMNKPSATATLSNMMNHHLPMNPLTYQSASVVSSDLDSTSLFETESEITLDRDMTECSSVQRLQVRKKPQRRKKRAPSMSRTSSYSSITDSTMSLNIITVQINMDTVNFLGISIVGQSNRGGDGGIYVGSIMKGGAVALDGRIEPGDMILQVNDVNFENMTNDEAVRVLREVVQKPGPIKLVVAKCWDPNPKGYFTIPRTEPVRPIDPGAWVAHTAALRSQDTINTELPESVMERLHADMDMKDIVRAMTKPDSGLEIRDRMWLKITIPNAFIGADVVNWILEHVDGIGDRREARKYVSLMLRRGYIKHTVNKLTFSEQCYYVVGSGIIRQDLSAMSLEDTESMLSDIAPLPNPPIYMTYSGNYNPSHGYQPIQYGCTGGERHPSSGSSSSDILTSKDTSASQSDLAAVIQQTNQMTIANAASNKSSGSSNRGNEQDISVLSYL; encoded by the exons ATGGATGATAAAAATTCGACCGGCAGCGGTGGTGGGGGAGGAGGCAGTAGTACCGGAGGTGGAAGcggcggaggtggtggtggtggtggcgagaCGAAGGTAATCTACCACATCGATGACGAGACGACGCCGTACCTGGTGAAGATACCGCTTCCGGCCCCCCAGGTGACGCTGAAAGACTTCAAGCTGGTGCTGAACAAGCAAAACATCAACTACAAGTACTTCTTCAAGTCGATGGATGCGGACTTTGGCGTGGTGAAGGAGGAAATCGCAGACGATGCGACGATACTTCCCTGCTTCAATGGGAAAGTCGTCTCCTGGCTGGTGACGGCCGACGGTTCCAATCAGTCCGATTGCTCCGAGCTGCAACCGACGGAGATGATCGATGGGCGGCCCACGTTGGCGCAGCTGCGCAGCATGAACAAACCGTCGGCGACGGCCACACTGAGCAACATGATGAACCACCACCTGCCGATGAACCCGCTCACCTACCAGTCGGCCTCGGTCGTCTCGAGCGATCTCGACTCGACCAGCCTGTTCGAGACGGAGAGTGAGATCACGCTCGATCGCGACATGACCGAGTGTAGCAGCGTGCAGCGGCTGCAGGTGCGCAAGAAGCCGCAGCGGCGCAAGAAGCGGGCACCGTCGATGTCGCGCACCTCCTCCTACAGCTCCATCACCGACTCGACCATGTCGCTCAACATCATCACGGTGCAGATCAACATGGACACGGTCAACTTCCTGGGCATTTCGATCGTGGGCCAATCGAATCGGGGCGGCGATGGAGGCATCTACGTCGGTAGCATCATGAAGGGCGGTGCGGTGGCGCTCGATGGGCGCATTGAGCCGGGCGATATGATCCTGCAGGTGAACGATGTCAACTTTGAGAACATGACCAACGATGAGGCGGTGCGGGTGTTGCGTGAGGTCGTACAGAAGCCGGGCCCGATCAAGCTCGTGGTGGCCAAGTGTTGGGATCCGAACCCGAAGGGATACTTTACGATTCCACGCACCGAACCGGTCCGGCCGATCGATCCGGGGGCGTGGGTCGCCCATACGGCGGCCCTGCGCTCACAGGACACCATCAACACCGAGCTGCCGGAGTCGGTGATGGAGCGGCTGCACGCCGACATGGACATGAAGGACATTGTGCGCGCGATGACGAAACCGGACAGTGGGCTCGAGATTCGCGACCGCATGTGGCTGAAGATTACCATCCCGAACGCGTTCATCGGTGCGGACGTGGTGAACTGGATACTGGAGCACGTGGACGGCATCGGCGATCGGCGAGAGGCCCGCAAGTACGTCTCGCTGATGCTACGACGCGGCTACATCAAGCACACGGTCAACAAGCTGACGTTCTCGGAGCAGTGTTACTACGTCGTCGGCAGTGGCATCATACGGCAGGACCTCTCGGCCATGTCGCTCGAGGACACGGAGAGCATGCTGAGCGACATCGCGCCGCTCCCGAACCCGCCCATCTACATGACGTACTCGGGCAACTACAACCCATCGCACGGCTACCAGCCGATCCAGTACGGGTGCACCGGCGGCGAGCGCCATCCGTCGTCGGGCTCGAGCAGCTCGGACATTCTCACCAGCAAGGACACGTCGGCATCGCAGAGTGACCTCGCGGCCGTCATACAGCAGACCAACCAGATGACGATCGCGAACGCGGCGTCGAACAAATCGTCCGGATCCTCGAACCGCGGTAATGAGCAAGACATTTCAG TTTTGAGCTATTTATGA
- the LOC131271795 gene encoding segment polarity protein dishevelled isoform X3 gives MDDKNSTGSGGGGGGSSTGGGSGGGGGGGGETKVIYHIDDETTPYLVKIPLPAPQVTLKDFKLVLNKQNINYKYFFKSMDADFGVVKEEIADDATILPCFNGKVVSWLVTADGSNQSDCSELQPTEMIDGRPTLAQLRSMNKPSATATLSNMMNHHLPMNPLTYQSASVVSSDLDSTSLFETESEITLDRDMTECSSVQRLQVRKKPQRRKKRAPSMSRTSSYSSITDSTMSLNIITVQINMDTVNFLGISIVGQSNRGGDGGIYVGSIMKGGAVALDGRIEPGDMILQVNDVNFENMTNDEAVRVLREVVQKPGPIKLVVAKCWDPNPKGYFTIPRTEPVRPIDPGAWVAHTAALRSQDTINTELPESVMERLHADMDMKDIVRAMTKPDSGLEIRDRMWLKITIPNAFIGADVVNWILEHVDGIGDRREARKYVSLMLRRGYIKHTVNKLTFSEQCYYVVGSGIIRQDLSAMSLEDTESMLSDIAPLPNPPIYMTYSGNYNPSHGYQPIQYGCTGGERHPSSGSSSSDILTSKDTSASQSDLAAVIQQTNQMTIANAASNKSSGSSNRGNEQDISAAATLRFGEGNGTGVLSYL, from the exons ATGGATGATAAAAATTCGACCGGCAGCGGTGGTGGGGGAGGAGGCAGTAGTACCGGAGGTGGAAGcggcggaggtggtggtggtggtggcgagaCGAAGGTAATCTACCACATCGATGACGAGACGACGCCGTACCTGGTGAAGATACCGCTTCCGGCCCCCCAGGTGACGCTGAAAGACTTCAAGCTGGTGCTGAACAAGCAAAACATCAACTACAAGTACTTCTTCAAGTCGATGGATGCGGACTTTGGCGTGGTGAAGGAGGAAATCGCAGACGATGCGACGATACTTCCCTGCTTCAATGGGAAAGTCGTCTCCTGGCTGGTGACGGCCGACGGTTCCAATCAGTCCGATTGCTCCGAGCTGCAACCGACGGAGATGATCGATGGGCGGCCCACGTTGGCGCAGCTGCGCAGCATGAACAAACCGTCGGCGACGGCCACACTGAGCAACATGATGAACCACCACCTGCCGATGAACCCGCTCACCTACCAGTCGGCCTCGGTCGTCTCGAGCGATCTCGACTCGACCAGCCTGTTCGAGACGGAGAGTGAGATCACGCTCGATCGCGACATGACCGAGTGTAGCAGCGTGCAGCGGCTGCAGGTGCGCAAGAAGCCGCAGCGGCGCAAGAAGCGGGCACCGTCGATGTCGCGCACCTCCTCCTACAGCTCCATCACCGACTCGACCATGTCGCTCAACATCATCACGGTGCAGATCAACATGGACACGGTCAACTTCCTGGGCATTTCGATCGTGGGCCAATCGAATCGGGGCGGCGATGGAGGCATCTACGTCGGTAGCATCATGAAGGGCGGTGCGGTGGCGCTCGATGGGCGCATTGAGCCGGGCGATATGATCCTGCAGGTGAACGATGTCAACTTTGAGAACATGACCAACGATGAGGCGGTGCGGGTGTTGCGTGAGGTCGTACAGAAGCCGGGCCCGATCAAGCTCGTGGTGGCCAAGTGTTGGGATCCGAACCCGAAGGGATACTTTACGATTCCACGCACCGAACCGGTCCGGCCGATCGATCCGGGGGCGTGGGTCGCCCATACGGCGGCCCTGCGCTCACAGGACACCATCAACACCGAGCTGCCGGAGTCGGTGATGGAGCGGCTGCACGCCGACATGGACATGAAGGACATTGTGCGCGCGATGACGAAACCGGACAGTGGGCTCGAGATTCGCGACCGCATGTGGCTGAAGATTACCATCCCGAACGCGTTCATCGGTGCGGACGTGGTGAACTGGATACTGGAGCACGTGGACGGCATCGGCGATCGGCGAGAGGCCCGCAAGTACGTCTCGCTGATGCTACGACGCGGCTACATCAAGCACACGGTCAACAAGCTGACGTTCTCGGAGCAGTGTTACTACGTCGTCGGCAGTGGCATCATACGGCAGGACCTCTCGGCCATGTCGCTCGAGGACACGGAGAGCATGCTGAGCGACATCGCGCCGCTCCCGAACCCGCCCATCTACATGACGTACTCGGGCAACTACAACCCATCGCACGGCTACCAGCCGATCCAGTACGGGTGCACCGGCGGCGAGCGCCATCCGTCGTCGGGCTCGAGCAGCTCGGACATTCTCACCAGCAAGGACACGTCGGCATCGCAGAGTGACCTCGCGGCCGTCATACAGCAGACCAACCAGATGACGATCGCGAACGCGGCGTCGAACAAATCGTCCGGATCCTCGAACCGCGGTAATGAGCAAGACATTTCAG CTGCAGCAACGCTTCGTTTTGGAGAAGGAAACGGCACTGGAG TTTTGAGCTATTTATGA
- the LOC131271795 gene encoding segment polarity protein dishevelled isoform X5 — protein sequence MDDKNSTGSGGGGGGSSTGGGSGGGGGGGGETKVIYHIDDETTPYLVKIPLPAPQVTLKDFKLVLNKQNINYKYFFKSMDADFGVVKEEIADDATILPCFNGKVVSWLVTADGSNQSDCSELQPTEMIDGRPTLAQLRSMNKPSATATLSNMMNHHLPMNPLTYQSASVVSSDLDSTSLFETESEITLDRDMTECSSVQRLQVRKKPQRRKKRAPSMSRTSSYSSITDSTMSLNIITVQINMDTVNFLGISIVGQSNRGGDGGIYVGSIMKGGAVALDGRIEPGDMILQVNDVNFENMTNDEAVRVLREVVQKPGPIKLVVAKCWDPNPKGYFTIPRTEPVRPIDPGAWVAHTAALRSQDTINTELPESVMERLHADMDMKDIVRAMTKPDSGLEIRDRMWLKITIPNAFIGADVVNWILEHVDGIGDRREARKYVSLMLRRGYIKHTVNKLTFSEQCYYVVGSGIIRQDLSAMSLEDTESMLSDIAPLPNPPIYMTYSGNYNPSHGYQPIQYGCTGGERHPSSGSSSSDILTSKDTSASQSDLAAVIQQTNQMTIANAASNKSSGSSNRVLSYL from the exons ATGGATGATAAAAATTCGACCGGCAGCGGTGGTGGGGGAGGAGGCAGTAGTACCGGAGGTGGAAGcggcggaggtggtggtggtggtggcgagaCGAAGGTAATCTACCACATCGATGACGAGACGACGCCGTACCTGGTGAAGATACCGCTTCCGGCCCCCCAGGTGACGCTGAAAGACTTCAAGCTGGTGCTGAACAAGCAAAACATCAACTACAAGTACTTCTTCAAGTCGATGGATGCGGACTTTGGCGTGGTGAAGGAGGAAATCGCAGACGATGCGACGATACTTCCCTGCTTCAATGGGAAAGTCGTCTCCTGGCTGGTGACGGCCGACGGTTCCAATCAGTCCGATTGCTCCGAGCTGCAACCGACGGAGATGATCGATGGGCGGCCCACGTTGGCGCAGCTGCGCAGCATGAACAAACCGTCGGCGACGGCCACACTGAGCAACATGATGAACCACCACCTGCCGATGAACCCGCTCACCTACCAGTCGGCCTCGGTCGTCTCGAGCGATCTCGACTCGACCAGCCTGTTCGAGACGGAGAGTGAGATCACGCTCGATCGCGACATGACCGAGTGTAGCAGCGTGCAGCGGCTGCAGGTGCGCAAGAAGCCGCAGCGGCGCAAGAAGCGGGCACCGTCGATGTCGCGCACCTCCTCCTACAGCTCCATCACCGACTCGACCATGTCGCTCAACATCATCACGGTGCAGATCAACATGGACACGGTCAACTTCCTGGGCATTTCGATCGTGGGCCAATCGAATCGGGGCGGCGATGGAGGCATCTACGTCGGTAGCATCATGAAGGGCGGTGCGGTGGCGCTCGATGGGCGCATTGAGCCGGGCGATATGATCCTGCAGGTGAACGATGTCAACTTTGAGAACATGACCAACGATGAGGCGGTGCGGGTGTTGCGTGAGGTCGTACAGAAGCCGGGCCCGATCAAGCTCGTGGTGGCCAAGTGTTGGGATCCGAACCCGAAGGGATACTTTACGATTCCACGCACCGAACCGGTCCGGCCGATCGATCCGGGGGCGTGGGTCGCCCATACGGCGGCCCTGCGCTCACAGGACACCATCAACACCGAGCTGCCGGAGTCGGTGATGGAGCGGCTGCACGCCGACATGGACATGAAGGACATTGTGCGCGCGATGACGAAACCGGACAGTGGGCTCGAGATTCGCGACCGCATGTGGCTGAAGATTACCATCCCGAACGCGTTCATCGGTGCGGACGTGGTGAACTGGATACTGGAGCACGTGGACGGCATCGGCGATCGGCGAGAGGCCCGCAAGTACGTCTCGCTGATGCTACGACGCGGCTACATCAAGCACACGGTCAACAAGCTGACGTTCTCGGAGCAGTGTTACTACGTCGTCGGCAGTGGCATCATACGGCAGGACCTCTCGGCCATGTCGCTCGAGGACACGGAGAGCATGCTGAGCGACATCGCGCCGCTCCCGAACCCGCCCATCTACATGACGTACTCGGGCAACTACAACCCATCGCACGGCTACCAGCCGATCCAGTACGGGTGCACCGGCGGCGAGCGCCATCCGTCGTCGGGCTCGAGCAGCTCGGACATTCTCACCAGCAAGGACACGTCGGCATCGCAGAGTGACCTCGCGGCCGTCATACAGCAGACCAACCAGATGACGATCGCGAACGCGGCGTCGAACAAATCGTCCGGATCCTCGAACCGCG TTTTGAGCTATTTATGA
- the LOC131260401 gene encoding phospholipase A1-like → MLPKSGYFLICMLVVLLFVAGLWQVDRRPIFYTKVTFNYTEKIEDTSAWYCDDLYFSVLNRHIRTHGSGSLDNSNPMALNSSLHATDIRFHLFTRKNPNVSQPLLPTVESVNGSFFNRTNPTRVIVHGFCNCQHSDFCKNAKDALLYTNDVNIITIDWSDTVGLLDYVLLRWRLDQVAVSLAGFVDFLHNTTELDLGELYLIGHSLGAHLAGLSGKKLTTGRAGAIFGLDPAGPLFSSRDTSSRLANTDAEYVEVIHTNGGTLGMYDPIGTADFYPNGGKSQPGCLPWLFGMSCSHGRAWELYAESVYTAVGFKAVPCDNIEQIVESVCRVDLPTVEMGGEPANKTKAGIFVLSTNSRFPYARG, encoded by the exons ATGTTACCTAAATCGGGTTACTTTTTGATATGTATGCTGGTTGTTCTGCTCTTCGTGG CCGGACTTTGGCAAGTCGATCGAAGGCCAATCTTCTACACAAAAGTTACGTTCAATTACACAGAAAAAATAGAAGATACTTCTGCTTGGTACTGCGATGATCTGTACTTCAGTGTTCTAAATCGCCACATTCGCACCCATGGCAGTGGTAGCCTCGACAATTCCAACCCAATGGCGTTGAATTCCTCCCTTCATGCAACGGACATAAGGTTTCATTTGTTCACGAGGAAAAATCCCAACGTTAGCCAGCCCCTGCTGCCCACCGTGGAATCGGTCAACGGAAGCTTCTTCAATCGCACCAATCCGACGCGTGTGATCGTGCACGGTTTTTGCAACTGCCAGCATTCGGACTTTTGCAAAAACGCCAAAGACGCGCTGCTGTACACGAACGATGTCAACATTATCACCATCGATTGGAGTGACACCGTGGGCCTGTTGGATTATGTGCTGCTGCGCTGGCGGCTGGATCAGGTGGCAGTATCGTTGGCCGGTTTTGTCGATTTCTTGCACAACACCACCGAACTGGATCTCGGTGAGCTGTATCTGATCGGGCACAGCCTGGGGGCACATTTGGCCGGGCTGAGCGGGAAAAAGTTAACGACCGGTCGGGCAGGAGCTATATTTGGCCTCGACCCGGCGGGACCTTTGTTTTCCAGCCGGGACACATCGTCCCGACTCGCCAACACGGATGCGGAGTATGTTGAGGTGATTCACACGAACGGGGGCACCCTCGGTATGTACGATCCCATCGGGACGGCCGATTTTTATCCCAATGGAGGGAAAAGCCAGCCCGGATGCTTACCATGGTTGTTTGGAA TGTCCTGCTCGCATGGACGCGCTTGGGAGTTGTATGCCGAGTCAGTCTACACGGCGGTTGGATTCAAAGCAGTGCCATGTGATAATATCGAGCAAATCGTGGAAAGTGTTTGCCGCGTAGATCTGCCAACGGTAGAAATGGGTGGAGAACCGGCGAATAAAACTAAAGCTGGTATCTTTGTGCTTTCGACCAATAGTCGCTTTCCTTATGCGAGGGGATAA